CTGTTCTGCATATTGGCCCAGAACGAGCCTTCGTAGACGCCCAGCCAGTCCACTGCAACCCAGGAACCACCCCAGATACCAACCACGCTGAAGATCAGCGCCAGCAGCGGCAGCGAGATGAACCCGGCCCACAGGCGCGGCGCGACGATGTACTTGAGCGGGTCGACGCCGATCATTTCCAGGCTCGACAGCTGTTCAGTGGATTTCATGTTGCCGATCTCGGCGGTCAGCGCAGAACCCGCGCGGCCGGCAAACAGCAAGGCGGTCACCACCGGCCCGAGTTCACGCAGCAGGGTCAGGGCAACCATCTGCCCGACCGCCTGCTCGGAGCCGTATTTGGTCAGGATGCTGTAACCCTGCAGGGCCAGCACCATGCCAATGAACACGCCGGAGACGACGATAATCGCCAGCGACAGCACGCCCACCGAGTACAACTGCTTGGTCAGCAGCTGGAAACCACCGCCAATGCCGCCACGCCCGATCAGCGCGTGGAACAGGAACAGACAGGAACGCCCGAGCACTGCCAGCACGTCGATCGCCGAGCGACCGAGCAGGCGAACCCGTTCGAGTAAGGATTTTCTGCGCATCAACGCGCTCCC
The sequence above is drawn from the Pseudomonas putida genome and encodes:
- the mlaE gene encoding lipid asymmetry maintenance ABC transporter permease subunit MlaE, giving the protein MRRKSLLERVRLLGRSAIDVLAVLGRSCLFLFHALIGRGGIGGGFQLLTKQLYSVGVLSLAIIVVSGVFIGMVLALQGYSILTKYGSEQAVGQMVALTLLRELGPVVTALLFAGRAGSALTAEIGNMKSTEQLSSLEMIGVDPLKYIVAPRLWAGFISLPLLALIFSVVGIWGGSWVAVDWLGVYEGSFWANMQNSVSFTDDVLNGLIKSLVFAFVTTWIAVFQGYDCEPTSEGISRATTKTVVYASLAVLGLDFILTALMFGDF